The genomic segment GCGATCGGCTCCGGGTTGAAGCTGGCGTGGCCACCGGCGAGGACGATCGGGTCGTCGTCACCACGGTCCGCACTGTCCAGCGGGATGCCGGCCAGTTCGAGCGCGGAGAGCATGTTGGTGTAGCCGAGCTCGGTCGCGAACGACAGGCCGAGCACGTCGAACGCCTTGACCGGACGGTGCGCGTCGACGGTGAACTGCGGGACGCCGTGTTCCTTCATCAGGGCCTCGAGGTCGGGCCACACCGCGTAGGTGCGCTCGGCCAGCACGTCGGCCTGCTCGTTGAGCACCTCGTAGAGGATCTGAACGCCCTGGTTGGGCAGACCCACCTCGTACGCGTCGGGATACATCAGCGCCCACCGGACCGTGGTGGCGTCCCAGTCCTTGACGACGGCGCCGAGCTCGCCGCCCACGTACTGGATCGGCTTGCTGACCCGGGGCAGCAGCTGCTCGAGCTGCGGGAAGACGGAACGTACGCTCATGGGCCTCTAGGGTACGCGGGCTAACCCGTAAGATCCGCCGCGGCCCTGTCGAGATCGGTGGCCAGCACGTCCTCCCGGAAGGCGCACAGCTGGAGGGTCATCCGGGCCGGGCCCGTCTCCCCCACCACCAGCCGGGCCGGGATGGCGTGGTCGTGGCAGTCGCCGATCAGGGCGTCGAGCAGGCGGACCCCGGCGCTGTCGAGGAACGAGACGGTGGTCAGGTCGATCAGCACCTTGCCGGCCTTCTGGATCCGCTCCACGATCGCCTGGCCGATCTCGGGCGCGTTGGCCAGGTCGATCTCGCCGGTCAGCGAGACCAGCTCGGCGTCGCCGAACGTCGAGAACGTGACCCAGCGCTCCAGCTGCCCCATGGGCACCGGACGCCCGCCACGTGTGAACTCCATTACGACGCCTCCCGGCGGCCCCGGCGCATGGTGACCGTGGTGCCGTCGCTGCGGTCGAACAGCACCTGATCCATCGACTCCCGGATCAGCTGCAGGCCCCGCCCGCGGGACACGTCGGTGACCGGGCCACGCCAGGTGCCCCGATCGGTGACGCGAACCTCGACCGCATCGTCGGTCACCGTCGCCACGACATCGATCATCCCGAACGGGTCGTCACGATAGCCGTGCTCGATCGCGTTCGCCACTGCCTCCGAACAGGCCAGCAGGACGGCGTCGCGGCACTCCGGTTCGACCTCGTGCGCGACCAGCCAGGCCCGCAGGTCGGCGCGGAGCAGAGCAATCTGCATCCGGTCGGCCCCGATGGTGCGCTCGATGCGCTCCTCGGTGCCCAGCGTCACACAGAGCATGCAGACGTCGTCGGTGTGGTCCCGCCCGACCAGGGTGTCGGCCAGCCCGGCGGCGAGCCCCTGCAGCGGGGCGTCGCGGCGCCGCGCGTACTCCCGGGCCAGCAGCTCGAAGCCCTTGTCGATGGACCGGCTGCGCCGCTCGATCAGGCCGTCGGTGTAGAGCAGGAGGCGGCTGCCCGCGGGCAGCTTGCGGCGGTGCTCGGTGCGCACCCGGTTGCCGGCCTTGGAGCCGAGGGCGGCCGAGCGGGCCTGCAGCAGGTATTCCGGCGAGCCGGCCGGCTCCTGCAGCAGCGGGGGCAGATGACCGGCGCACGAATACGCCACCTCGCCGGCGGCCAGGTCGAGCTCCACGTACGCCACGGTGGCCATGCGGGCCGCCTCGACCCGTTCGACGAACCGGTCCAGCCCCTCGATCAGCCGCGCCGGGCCGGCCTCGTTCGACGCGAGGGCCCGGACGGCGCTGCGCAGCTGACCCATCGTGGTGGCGGCCTCGATGCCCCGGCCGACCACGTCGCCGACGACCAGGGCCAGTTTGTCCTGGCTGATCAGGAACGCGTCGAACCAGTCGCCGCCGACCTCCAGGTCCTGCGCGGCGGCCTGGTAGTGGGTCTCGACGGCGAACCGGGGGTCGCCACCCGGCAGGTCACCGGCGAGCAGGCTGCGCTGCAGCGTCCGGGCGATCTGCCGCTCCTGCTCGTAGAGCCGGGCGTTCTCGAGCGCGAGCCCGGCCCGGTCGGCCAGCTCGACGAGGAAGGCCCGCTCGGCCGCGGCGCCCCGCCGGTCGGGCGCCATGCGCAGGGCCAGCGTGCCCAGCACCATTCCGCGCGCGGTCAGCGGCAGCACCGAGCAGTTGAGCTGGTCGCCCTCGCCCGGGAACTTCGGCTCGCCGCTCGCCGCCACCTTGCCCAGGCGCTGGCTGAGCAGCTCCTCGTCGGGGCGTGGGCCGCCGCCGGTCTCGACGACCGGGGTGGTGCCCACGTGCAGCCGCACCTCGGCCCAGTCGGCGATCTCGGGCACCACCCGGTCGACCAGGCGGCGGGTGCGGGGCAGCAGGCGGTGCAGCTCGTCGAGCGAACGAGTGGTCTCGGCCAGGAAGATCGACCGTTCCTCGCGGCGGCGCACGTCGTCGTAGAGCCGGGCCCGGTCGAGCGCCTGACCCGCCTGGTGGCCGAGCAGGCGCACGACCCGCAGCTCGCCGTCGGTCAGGACGCGCTCGCCCTTGAAGCTGAACGCGAGCACGCCCAGCGTCTCGACCCCGGCGTGTTCGTCGGCCTGGCCGGTGGTCAGCGGGAGCAGCACCACCGTGTTGCGGCCCGAGCGGCGCATGCTCTCGACCAGGTCGGGGAAGTGCTCGCGGGCCTCGGCCACGGAGCCGACCACGTGCAGGTCGCCGCGGCCGGCGACCCGGGCCACGGCCCGCGTGGAGCTGCGGGCCATGTCGTCCCAGTTGCCCGTGGTGGGGTCGGTCGAGGCGACGGCGTAGATCGTGTCGCGCTCGGTGTCGACCAGATAGATGCTGCTGCTGGCCGCGCCGAAGGCCGACTCGGGTGCGCGCACCACGGCCTCGGCCACCTCGGCCTCGGTGGGCGCGGCGGCCAGGTCGGCCACGATCTGCTGCAGCACCCGGACGCGGCGCTCGGAGGCCTCGGCGACCTGCCGCGCGAGCAGCAGCTCCTTCTCGTACTGGCGGCGCTCGGTCGCGTTGAAGACCGTCGTGCGGATCGCCCGCGGCGCGCCCTCGGTCCCCCGGGCCAGCACCGAGTTGACCAGGGTGGGCAGCTGGCGCCCGTCCGCGCAGACGACGTCGAAGGCCAGCTCGTGCACCTCGTCCTGCATGCGCAGCAACGGGGCGTAGTGGGTCTCGTGATAGATCTGCCCGCCCGCGGTGAGCAGGTCACGGAAGCGCCGGTGGCCGACCAGCTCGCCCCGCGTGAAGCCCGTCCAGCTCAGGAACGTCTGGTTGACCCGGACGATCGTGCCGTCGGGGAGCGTGGTCAGATAACCGCACGGCGCGTGCTCGTACAGGTCGTCGGGGTCTTCGTCCCAGGGCGCACGCAACTCCTGCGTCACGTCGGGCCCACCAGAGTCACTCACGGTCCGCCGCTTCTAAAGCCAGGCCTTCATGGCGCTGATCGTCTCGTCCGGCGCGCTCAGATTGGGACAGTGTCCCGTCGCGTTCAACTGCACGAAGGTGCTCCCGGCGGTGTGCTTGTGGACGTAGTCGCCGACGACCGCGGGCGCGATCACGTCGTCCGCACACTGCAGGATCAATGCCGGCGTGCGCAGTTTGAGCAGGTCGTCGCGGTTGTCGGAGAGGAACGTGACACGCGCGAACTTCTTCGCGATCTCAGGATCGGTGCGGCAGAAGCTGTTGGTCAGCTCCGCGCCCAGCTCGGGCCGCTCCGGGTTCCCCATGATCACCGGCGCCATCGTGCTCGACCAGCCGAGGTAGTTGCTGTCGAGCGAGACGAGCAGCCCGTCGATGTCGGGCCGGTCGAAGCCGCCGACGTAACCCTCGCCGGGCTCGTTGATGTAACGCGGCGACGGGCCGATGAGCACCAGGCGGGCGAACCGCTCGGGTTCCTTGATCGCGGCCAGCACCCCGATCATGGCGCTGACCGAGTGACCGACGAAGACGACGTCCCACAGGTCGTGCTCGTGCAGGATGTCGAGGACGTCGTCGGCGTACCCGCTGAGCGACGAATGACGGTCGTCGTCGTAGGCCGACAGGTCGGATTTCCCGTTGCCGACGTGGTCGAAAAGGACGAGCCGGTGCGTATCCGCGAAAGCGGGAGCGACGAGGCGCCACATGTTCTGGTCGCAGCCATACCCGTGGGCGAACACCATCGGCTGACCGGCGGAATTGCCGGACACGGTGACGGCATTTCTCTGTGTCGTTCTCATGTCCCGGTAACCATACGGCTCCGAAGCGTCTTGCACATCGCCCTAGTTGTCCGGCATTTGCATCACGAGGTCGGTCCACCGGCCGCGGCCGCGGGTGGCACACCGCCTCTAACCTGGGAGTTGACCGCCCCGCCGGGGATGCCCCGGCAGTGAAGGAGATCGACGGATGGCCGACCCGCAGCCGGAGGAAACTCGCCCGGCGAACGGAGTGCCCGACCCGACCCGGGTGGACAACGGCTCGGAACCCTCCACGGTGGACGCCCCGGTGCGCTGGAGCGGCTCGGCGGCCGTGCCCGCGCCGGCCCCCAAGACGCCGTGGTGGCGTCGCCACCAGCCGCCGCAGCCGGCCCCGCCGGCCGAACCGCACGATCACTGGGCCACCACCCCGGCCGTCGACCCGTGGGCCGATCAGGACACGCCATGGGACTCCCTCGCGCTCGACCTCGAGGGGACCGAGGCCGAAGCGGCGACCCCGAAACCGGCCCCGCCGCTGCCCCCGGCGACGCTCGACCCGACCCGTTTGGAGCAGGCCGCGCCCGCGCCGCCCCGGACCCGGATCGAGCCGCCCGCCGCCCCGCCCGCGCCGCCGCCTCCGCCGGTCAGCAAGCCGAGCAACCGGCCGCCGGTTGCGGCGCCCCCGCCGCCCACCAAGAACGCGCCGAAGCTCTCGCGCAAGGAACGCAAGCGGCTCAAGAACGCCCCGCAGCCCACGGCCAACCGCCTGCCGATCCAGACCCGGCCGCCGGGCCCGCCCGGCCCGCCGCCCGGCCCGATCGTGAACGGCCGCCCACTCCCGGCCCCGCCGCCGTGGGCCCCGCGGCAACCGGCCCGCCCGCTGCCCCCGCCGCGCCGCAAGCGCCGCTGGGGCCGCCGCCTGGCCCTGCTGAGCCTGATCGGTGTCGTCTGCTGCTGCGGTCTCCCGTTCGCCTGGACCCAGTCCCCCGCCGCCGAGCAGTACCCGGTCACCGCCGCGCTGCCCGACTCGTTCTCCGACCTGCAGCTGCGCGACACCGAGGAGACCGGCCCGAGCGGTTTCGCCGGCGTCTACCGCGACGCCCGCGGCAAACGGGTCACCGTGTTCGGCGAGACCGGCTTCCGGCTCACTCCGGGCACCGACGTGCGGACGCGGATCGAGCAGGCCGCCGCCGACTACGGCCTCCAGGACGTGCAGTCGTTCGACCTGGGCGAGTTCGGCGCGCACGAGCGCTGCGGGGCCGGCCGCGACAACGGCACCTCGGTGGTCGTGTGCACCTGGGCCGACCACGGCAGCCTGGCCACCGTGCTGCTGACCCGCCGCTCGATCACCGACAGCGCCGAACTGGTCGCCCGCCTGCGCGAAGAAGTCCTGTCTCCCGGTTGATCGGCCCGGCGCAGGGCACGATGACCGGATGACCCCACGCTGGCTGTTCGCCGATCAGCTCGGCCCGCACTTCCTCGACGCGCCGGGCCAGGAGGCGCTGCTGGTGGAGTCGAAGGCAGTGTTCCGGCGCCGCGCGTTCCACCGGCAGAAGGCTCACCTGATCCTGTCCGCGCTGCGCCACCGGGCTCAGGACGACGGCGTACGGCTGGTCCGGGCCGAGACGTACGCCGAGGCGATCACGCAGGAGGTGACCGTCTGCCACCCCACTTCCCGGGCCGCCCGCGGGCTGGTCACCCGTCTGCCCCGGGTGGTCGAGATGCTGCCGCCGCGCGGCTTCGTGACCACGCCGGCCGACTTCACGGCGTGGGCCCGCGGCCGCGACCACCTGCGCATGGAGGACTTCTATCGGGACGCCCGGCAGCGGCACGGCCTGCTGATGAACGGCGACGAGCCGGCCGGCGGCAAGTGGAACCTCGACCACGACAACCGGGAGCCCCCGCCGCGCAACGCCACGACCTTGGACGTCCCCGAGCCGCCCGCCGTCGTCGAGGACGAGATCGACGAGCAGGTGCGGGCCGACCTCGACCGCTGGGAGCGCGAGGACGGCATCACGTTCGTCGGGCGTGACGGCCCGCGCCTGTTCCCGGCCACCCGGCACGAGGCGCTGGTCCGGCTGCGCCATTTCGTCACGCACCGGCTGACGCCGTTCGGCCCGTACGAGGACGCGATGCTGGCCGGTGACCCGTGGATGAGCCACAGCATGCTCAGCGCACCCCTCAACCTGGGGCTGCTCGACCCGCTCGAGGTCGTCGAGCGCGCCGAGGAGGCGTACCGGGAAGGGAAGGCGCCCCTGGCCAGCGTGGAGGGGTTCGTCCGGCAGATCGTCGGCTGGCGCGATTTCATCTGGCATCTGTACTGGTATTTCGA from the Paractinoplanes abujensis genome contains:
- a CDS encoding STAS domain-containing protein; translated protein: MEFTRGGRPVPMGQLERWVTFSTFGDAELVSLTGEIDLANAPEIGQAIVERIQKAGKVLIDLTTVSFLDSAGVRLLDALIGDCHDHAIPARLVVGETGPARMTLQLCAFREDVLATDLDRAAADLTG
- a CDS encoding SpoIIE family protein phosphatase yields the protein MSDSGGPDVTQELRAPWDEDPDDLYEHAPCGYLTTLPDGTIVRVNQTFLSWTGFTRGELVGHRRFRDLLTAGGQIYHETHYAPLLRMQDEVHELAFDVVCADGRQLPTLVNSVLARGTEGAPRAIRTTVFNATERRQYEKELLLARQVAEASERRVRVLQQIVADLAAAPTEAEVAEAVVRAPESAFGAASSSIYLVDTERDTIYAVASTDPTTGNWDDMARSSTRAVARVAGRGDLHVVGSVAEAREHFPDLVESMRRSGRNTVVLLPLTTGQADEHAGVETLGVLAFSFKGERVLTDGELRVVRLLGHQAGQALDRARLYDDVRRREERSIFLAETTRSLDELHRLLPRTRRLVDRVVPEIADWAEVRLHVGTTPVVETGGGPRPDEELLSQRLGKVAASGEPKFPGEGDQLNCSVLPLTARGMVLGTLALRMAPDRRGAAAERAFLVELADRAGLALENARLYEQERQIARTLQRSLLAGDLPGGDPRFAVETHYQAAAQDLEVGGDWFDAFLISQDKLALVVGDVVGRGIEAATTMGQLRSAVRALASNEAGPARLIEGLDRFVERVEAARMATVAYVELDLAAGEVAYSCAGHLPPLLQEPAGSPEYLLQARSAALGSKAGNRVRTEHRRKLPAGSRLLLYTDGLIERRSRSIDKGFELLAREYARRRDAPLQGLAAGLADTLVGRDHTDDVCMLCVTLGTEERIERTIGADRMQIALLRADLRAWLVAHEVEPECRDAVLLACSEAVANAIEHGYRDDPFGMIDVVATVTDDAVEVRVTDRGTWRGPVTDVSRGRGLQLIRESMDQVLFDRSDGTTVTMRRGRREAS
- a CDS encoding alpha/beta fold hydrolase, with the translated sequence MRTTQRNAVTVSGNSAGQPMVFAHGYGCDQNMWRLVAPAFADTHRLVLFDHVGNGKSDLSAYDDDRHSSLSGYADDVLDILHEHDLWDVVFVGHSVSAMIGVLAAIKEPERFARLVLIGPSPRYINEPGEGYVGGFDRPDIDGLLVSLDSNYLGWSSTMAPVIMGNPERPELGAELTNSFCRTDPEIAKKFARVTFLSDNRDDLLKLRTPALILQCADDVIAPAVVGDYVHKHTAGSTFVQLNATGHCPNLSAPDETISAMKAWL
- a CDS encoding cryptochrome/photolyase family protein, translated to MTPRWLFADQLGPHFLDAPGQEALLVESKAVFRRRAFHRQKAHLILSALRHRAQDDGVRLVRAETYAEAITQEVTVCHPTSRAARGLVTRLPRVVEMLPPRGFVTTPADFTAWARGRDHLRMEDFYRDARQRHGLLMNGDEPAGGKWNLDHDNREPPPRNATTLDVPEPPAVVEDEIDEQVRADLDRWEREDGITFVGRDGPRLFPATRHEALVRLRHFVTHRLTPFGPYEDAMLAGDPWMSHSMLSAPLNLGLLDPLEVVERAEEAYREGKAPLASVEGFVRQIVGWRDFIWHLYWYFEPGYRASNELRARKELPRWFAELDADAVEARCLSDVLAGVRDRGWVHHIPRLMVLGNYAMQRGWRPGAMADWFHRSFVDGYEWVMTANVIGMSQFADHGRMSSKPYASGGAYINRMSDYCGGCRYDPKVRVGDDACPYTAGYWAFLARNEQALAGNHRMRQPLNGLRRLADVEALVEQEKARGSRAP